In the Sus scrofa isolate TJ Tabasco breed Duroc chromosome 7, Sscrofa11.1, whole genome shotgun sequence genome, one interval contains:
- the LOC110261718 gene encoding LOW QUALITY PROTEIN: olfactory receptor 4K2-like (The sequence of the model RefSeq protein was modified relative to this genomic sequence to represent the inferred CDS: inserted 2 bases in 1 codon), with protein MEGANHSRVSEFVLLGLTDSPELQIFFFVMFSLFYLMSMLGNCLILLTVLFSPHLHSPMYFLLSNLSLIDMCLSSFATPKMIVDIFAQHKTISFEGCISQIFFLHLFTGTEIVLLISMSFDRYIAICKPLHYSSVMSQSMCVGLVVASWTVGFLHTMTQLAFTLYLPFCGPNVVDSFFCDLPLVIQLACIDTYILGIFMISTSGVIALISFLLLLTSYITVLVTIKDHSSSDHLRXFVTCTAHFIVVSMFFGPCIFIYVWPFTNFLMDKTLSIFYTIFTPFLNPLIYTLRNQEVKTAVKKKLSNQYLNIGKTTPMYSVQ; from the exons ATGGAGGGGGCCAACCATTCCAGGGTGTCTGAATTTGTATTACTTGGACTTACTGATTCTCCTGagctccagattttcttttttgtgatgtttTCCCTTTTCTACCTGATGTCCATGTTGGGCAACTGCCTGATTTTGCTCACAGTTCTGTTCAGCCCACACCTTCACTCCCCCATGTACTTCCTGCTCAGCAACCTGTCTCTCATTGACATGTGCCTGTCCTCCTTCGCCACTCCAAAGATGATCGTGGACATCTTTGCTCAACACAAGACGATCTCCTTTGAGGGCTGCATTTCTCAGATCTTCTTTTTGCACCTCTTCACTGGGACTGAGATTGTGCTGCTCATCTCCATGTCTTTTGACAGGTACATTGCCATATGCAAACCACTCCATTATTCATCAGTTATGAGCCAAAGCATGTGTGTGGGGCTTGTGGTAGCTTCTTGGACAGTGGGCTTTCTGCATACAATGACCCAGTTAGCTTTTACTCTCTATTTACCGTTCTGTGGGCCCAATGTTGTGGACAGTTTCTTCTGTGACCTTCCTTTGGTCATCCAGTTGGCatgtatagatacatatattCTTGGAATCTTCATGATTTCAACCAGTGGCGTGATTGCTCTTATCAGTTTTCTGCTTTTGCTCACCTCCTACATTACTGTTCTTGTCACTATAAAGGACCACTCCTCCTCAGATCATCTAAG CTTTGTCACCTGCACTGCACATTTCATAGTTGTGTCAATGTTCTTTGGGCCCTGCATCTTTATCTATGTGTGGCCTTTCACAAACTTCCTGATGGACAAAACACTCTCTATTTTCTATACCATTTTCACCCCTTTTCTGAATCCACTTATCTATACTCTGAGAAACCAGGAAGTGAAGACAGCTGTGAAGAAGAAACTAAGTaaccaatatttaaatattggaaAAACCACCCCAATGTATTCTGTGCAATGA